The DNA region aattttaattatgatATGGAAAGTTTGTGAAACCTAATTGGATAAGAATGCAAAACTTGTTTACACAATCAgtcaatagtttttttttttggtagagtCAATAGTTATTAAACAACTAAAATTTGAGAAAAAGTGGGAAAAATAAACTATTTTTGgtcaattatttaataaaatatcttAATTTGTATGTACTTTTAACTATTGCACttcaatttttaaatttgataaaatatttatttcaaattGATCTTTATATATTCAATTCCAAACTTTTTCAAGTAAGCTAATTAATGAGGTACTAAAAAATACATTATTTTGAAGTAAAAGTTGGATTGGATCAAGTGTAGGTAAGACGATGACGTAGAGCAAGGTAGGACAAGTTTCACTCTCCCCACCCTAGATCTTATCAAGAGCGGGATAGGTTTGGTGACGGGTTTGAAGAAGATAGAGATATAAATATGATATTGTACATCATTTTCATTGAGTTCGGAGAAACCCAAAGGAAACAAACTCTCCACTCtccttatttttaaatatttttatttaatcttaTCCATAcacattttaattgaaataatttatgaaaatgttaagaatcttaaaatataaaaaccTTAACAATTAAATCATTTTTAGCAAAATATGCAAGTTAAACATTATTCTTTAACTACTATTATAATCTGTCTCCGTAGGAttgctcaagtggtaggagctaggggacatatgaGCTGGGTAGGGGAGGTCAAAGGATCAATTCCTGACGGGTACAATTTATCtcgataaaaaaaaactactattataatctaaattttttatattacattGCGACTAGTTTAGAGTGTGTTTTTGCATCCAAACCCATTATCATCTTTGAATTTGCAGGTCGGGTCGTTTTTTTTTGACAGTCGGGTCGTTTTATTCTTAAAGCCGATCATAATataatttttctcttctcaatGAACAATTATTGAACTTCAAATATACTAGGATGGATATGTATAGGGATGGAAATGTACAGAGAGTAAGGGAGAAAATATCAATTAAGGCCATTACTCTATAACCCTTTGATCAAGGTCAGAAGGCTTAGATTTAAAGACACTGATTATACACCTAAAATCtgtttttaaatttgaattgtCTGCTCAACAAAACTGCGGCTGTAgtgaatttagaaaaaaatatgaCTGATAGGGAAGCTAGGTCCAAGAAGTTCACTTAAAGCTGAAGGTGGATGGAAAATGACCAGATGATCATGAAAGCTTCACGTTTGCTCCAcattaattaactaattataaTATCTACTTGATGGGAGGTTTTTATTAGGCCTCCAAAATTTGCAGCAAAGAAACACACCTCATAACTCATTCTTCCTTTGAAAGAGCAATCAAAGCTTACATTCCAAGTTCAAGTATTTCCTGCCTTCAATTTTGGCAGACACAAAAACAGCACCAGAAAACAAAAAAAGCCACGAGGAATGATGTTTATGGATAGCCCTTCGTTAGTgtttcttctggatgagaggaCCGAAGTTGTTTATCAAGTGAAGCTTCACTTAGATGCCTCCGGTGATCCCCATGGAAGCGCGAAGTAACCAAACTGTTGGGAGCATTAGCAATTTACATGTTTGAAGCGCTCAAGGCCATTACTTTGCATTGTTCATTCAAAGCCAAAAGTTGAGCCTCTTTCTTGTCAAGCTGTGCATTCAACTTCACATTCTCTTCCATCAGTTTCTGAACTTCAGCCTCTTTCTGCATTTTCTCACCCTCTAATTGAGTAGTCTTTGCAACTAGCCTGCTCCAGAGCAACATCAGACAGTAAGACAATTACATCACTAGATAGCAATAACTGCAATATACATTCTATATGAGGACTAAAATTAATAGCTGACTCCATTAACGAGTAAATTTGCGGATGTTCATAACTAGTCATCACATGTAAGTGTAACACAAGCATGGATTAAATTAGAAATGCAGCATGTCACCATCACAATTAGAGACCCAAATAACCATAACATAATACCAGACTTTTTGATCAATCATAGGACACTTAAATTAACATTTTATTATTGGGTTATGGATATACCATTCCACATATTTTTcagggaaaaaaaaacatttgcgCATTTGGGGCTAGAACATGCCTGCATTTGCCTAAACAAGGGAGATTCCTCCAAATGCATTTATCAATACTAATAACATTTAAAGTGAATGGATTGAATTGAAGCATTGCAAAAATACAAGGACCAAATCTGTATAAAACTTGAAGTTTAAACCCTAGACCCCCCAATTTTATAAATCATCAGCTAATGTCTATCAAGCAAGAACTATTCAAATTAAGCAGTAATCATACAGAATAATTGAGACTCTACATGTTTAGTTTGCTATTGGAGGGAGAGAGAGTAGCGAGAAAAATGCATCCACTAAATATATGTTCCAAGTTGCTGCAACTTCCAACAAGATGAtatttttaaagtaaaaccagCAAACCTCAGGGTAATAAAATGCCACTGTGTTCAATAAAAAACTAGGATAAATGAGATAAATGTGATTAAGTCAAGTAGAACTGATAAAGGAAGACATCCTCCTAAATATTGTGCCAGAAGATGAGATTTTGATCGAATAAAAGCATTATAGTTAACAAAATCacgaataaaaaaattataaacaagAATTTAGTTAGCTCTTAACTTGCCCATAGAGAATTAACATATATGTCAAAAACACCAAATTTAATACTATTACTTCTTTTCTCATTAAAGGTTCACAAATCACAAGTGTACTCTTGAGCTATACGAACTATGCTTCTAACATATAAGTTGAAGATATATTGGGTCCATATGCAAGCAGATCCTATCAACACCCACAAAAGGATAACATTATTTTACCACACTAGAATGCTTGATCTAGAAAAAGTCACATGATGGAATGGAATCaatgaaagataaaataaatcaaactaTATAAAGTACAAAAATTTGCAGCAGGAAGTGCACTGAGGCATTTAACTCAAGTAACTAGATGTAGGTAAAAGAATCATACAATCATAAAGACATGTAGTATCAGAACATTGCATAGAATCGTATTGGTATATAATGCTGTACTCACTTTTCAAACAGCTTCTCAATAGTTTGAAATTGCTTCTCTGAAGATAGTAATGTTTCTCTTACTGTGATTAGACCGCTAACATATGATTTCAGAGACTCAAATTCCTGCTTCACTCTAGAAAGCTCTTCTTCATTTTCAGCAGCTCGCTGGCTCTGTCTGGTTGTCTCTTCAACCAAATCCTCAACTCTCTGCTGCATCTCATTTATAATACTGTTGGTACTCAAAACAAAATGCTGCATCTCCTCTAATTTCATAGACATATTCTCTAACCGGGCAGACTTCCGCTTAATTTCTTCCTGACATAAACTTGCTTTTTCCTTCTCCACTGCAGTTTCTGATTCTGCCAATAAAACCCTTTTGACAAGGACTTCCATCACATCTCCAACCATGTTTACAGATTTGAGTACATCACCTATATAAGCTGCATCCTGTTCATCTAAGAAACCATGCTGACGGCTAATTCCTATCCAAGATTCTTCATCTGCGTCATTAAATGAAGAAAGCTCAACATCGCTGGACCAACCTGATAATGGCGTCCCATTTTTGTCGACAAAGCCTACCCCCTCTAATGGTTTGATGCCACAAGATGTATGGGCTAGATGAGGAACAGCCATGAGTCTAGCTTTTGATTTTAAGTATGTCAACAATGTAGCAGAAGTATTGACTCTTCGCAAAAGAACCTCCAACTCCTTTTTTGCATCTCCATCTGAACCCTGTATGCAATCCTTTACCTCCATAAGCTTTGCTTGCAATAAATCCATTTGGGATTGGCTTCTTTCAATTTCCTGCTTCCATGTGTCATGTAATTGACTCAGCTGAGACTTCAAATCTGACATGCAAATATCTTCATCTGCTGCCATGCCCTGTCCAATGTTGAGCAGAAATGTTAGAACATACTATGAAACTCATAGCAAAAGACTCGTGGTACGAAGAACATGTAGCGTGATAAAGTTAAGCTCATAAACCTAACATTTCATAATATAAACCCTTAACAAGGCCATTACAACTAATAGTTAATGGCAAAACTCCACCACAAAGTAAGCAGAACAATATCAGGTAGCTTAAAATGGGCTTTGAAAGCAATTCCAGAACTAGAAGGAAGAAGGAAAGTTGCACTCCATCTATTATAATAAACTAAAATCAAAGTAAATCACTAAATCTCCTACAACAGGACTTGTACATAGAACATTATCTGCTTAGCACTTGAATATGTCTTCAACTTGCATCACAATAAAAGAATTGACTCAATCCATTCTTAGGTATATCTAGTAAACATTATTGAGACTAGATGTCAATGACAAAGGAAAAGTGTTTTTACCCCTTAAAAAGGacttacccccccccccccaaattcaATCCAAGCTCCGGAACCAATACAAGCAACACCCACAATAAAAGCAGCAAATCGAATTGAAACCTCAACAAAGTGAACTTAAAAAAATCTATATAGAGTATCATGGGCATAAGAGAATCAACTGATATTCCGAAAAATGGTGTCTTTTCTGCTCCCTAACACCCCCCACCAGTAGTTGAAACTGATGGCGGGGAAGAAGatagaaaaaacaaattttgaagCCAACCCACAATCAAAAGAATGAAGTTGAAACTGAATATGTGAAAAAAAGATAGAATTGCGTGAATTCGATAAAATGAGAAGGAAAGAGGAGTGAGTACCTTGTTTGATAGAAAAGTGAGGATCACGCTGAGTTGAATGAACAAGATGAGTTGgatcctcttctcttctcacaGAAAtcctttctttctctttgaAAAACAAGGACTGTGTCAAAACTCTACACTTTTGTTTGGTTATAGGTAAAaagtaagaagaagaagaagaagaaagggatAGAGAGGAAAAGAatagaaaatgagatattttttaatttgtttggtAAGAAAGAATGTGAAAAGAAaagtgaatgaaaaaaaatggtATATTGATAAAAAGTCATGAATGctcttaaataaaaataaaatgtgaatcatgttttaattaaaaaaatacagtTTATAAAATTAGCGTAggaatattaaataaaattacattTATACCCTTGTCAATGAGAATGTAATTTGAGTCACAAATATAATTATATTCTCTCCGAAAATTTCCCTTCAATGCTACCAGTGAAATTGCTGGATGAAGGGAATTTTTTGTTGGGCCTGGTGGTGAAAGTGAGATGAGACCGGCCTGCCTGCCCATAACTAGTTTTTTGCTTTCTTCAGAAAGAGGTCATGAGATCATGTAGACTTTGGAGTGTGGATCCAACTATTTGCAATTACTttgaccagaaaaaaaaaatgtatttgcAGTTACATAGGTTATTTTGGGGGAAAGAAAATCCAAtaactaataaatttaaatataaaatactgacattttggattttcaattaaaaaatacgaTGTATGTGCTCATATGTATTGGCATATTCATAATCTTTTCTTTGAGAATATTGGAATTATATTATTGTTGTCGACTCAAATGATCACTGAGTCCATTATCATTATGATCTATTACACGACCAAGTGACTATCAAGTTGGTTGGTTATGACGACAATGCACAAATTCTCAGCTTCTAACCA from Lotus japonicus ecotype B-129 chromosome 2, LjGifu_v1.2 includes:
- the LOC130740631 gene encoding uncharacterized protein LOC130740631, translated to MAADEDICMSDLKSQLSQLHDTWKQEIERSQSQMDLLQAKLMEVKDCIQGSDGDAKKELEVLLRRVNTSATLLTYLKSKARLMAVPHLAHTSCGIKPLEGVGFVDKNGTPLSGWSSDVELSSFNDADEESWIGISRQHGFLDEQDAAYIGDVLKSVNMVGDVMEVLVKRVLLAESETAVEKEKASLCQEEIKRKSARLENMSMKLEEMQHFVLSTNSIINEMQQRVEDLVEETTRQSQRAAENEEELSRVKQEFESLKSYVSGLITVRETLLSSEKQFQTIEKLFEKLVAKTTQLEGEKMQKEAEVQKLMEENVKLNAQLDKKEAQLLALNEQCKVMALSASNM